The following coding sequences are from one Nodosilinea sp. FACHB-141 window:
- the mnmE gene encoding tRNA uridine-5-carboxymethylaminomethyl(34) synthesis GTPase MnmE, producing the protein MNGAAAQQRALPSTIQSETIAAIATAIAPQQGSVGIVRLSGAEAVAIARKLFHAPGKQPWESHRILYGQVRDPITQQPVDEALLLLMLAPRSYTREDVVEFHCHGGLMAVQQVLQLCLSQGARLAEPGEFTLRAFLNGRLDLTQAEGVADLVAAQSNLAAKTALAGVQGKLTQPIRQLRSTCLDVLAEVEARIDFEDDLPPLDEKTVRSQVATVLAEIDRILATTESGELLRTGLKVAIVGRPNVGKSSLLNAWSRCDRAIVTDLPGTTRDVVESQLVVGGIPIQVLDTAGIREASDPVEQMGIARSRQVAQGADLVLLTIDATAGWTGADQQLYESVQKTSLILVVNKVDLVTADVVKDLVFPKDLPVVHTAAAQQQGIDALERAILNAIHADQLTTANLEFTINQRQGAALTAARNALHQVQQTIENQLPLDFWTIDLRIAIAALGSITGDEITESMLDEIFSRFCIGK; encoded by the coding sequence ATGAATGGCGCTGCCGCTCAGCAAAGGGCGTTACCCTCGACAATTCAAAGCGAGACAATCGCGGCGATCGCTACCGCCATTGCCCCCCAGCAGGGCAGTGTCGGCATTGTAAGGCTGTCTGGAGCCGAGGCCGTGGCGATCGCCCGCAAACTATTCCATGCCCCCGGCAAACAACCCTGGGAAAGCCACCGCATTCTCTATGGCCAAGTGCGCGACCCCATCACTCAGCAGCCAGTGGATGAAGCGCTGCTGCTGCTTATGCTGGCCCCTCGTTCTTACACCCGTGAGGATGTGGTGGAGTTTCACTGCCACGGCGGGTTGATGGCGGTGCAGCAGGTGCTCCAACTCTGTCTGAGCCAAGGGGCCAGGCTGGCAGAACCGGGCGAATTTACCCTGCGGGCGTTTCTGAACGGGCGGCTCGACCTCACTCAGGCAGAAGGGGTGGCCGATCTGGTGGCGGCGCAGTCAAATCTGGCGGCGAAAACAGCCCTGGCTGGAGTGCAGGGCAAACTCACCCAGCCCATCCGCCAGCTGCGCTCGACCTGCCTCGACGTGCTAGCCGAGGTAGAGGCCCGCATCGACTTTGAAGACGACCTGCCGCCGCTGGATGAGAAGACGGTGCGATCGCAAGTAGCCACTGTGCTGGCAGAGATCGATCGCATACTGGCCACGACAGAATCGGGGGAACTACTGCGCACCGGGCTCAAGGTAGCGATTGTAGGTCGTCCCAACGTGGGCAAGTCAAGCCTGCTCAACGCCTGGAGCCGCTGCGATCGTGCCATTGTCACCGACTTGCCCGGCACCACCCGCGATGTGGTGGAGTCGCAGCTGGTGGTGGGCGGCATCCCTATTCAGGTGCTCGATACAGCAGGCATTCGCGAGGCCAGCGACCCAGTGGAGCAAATGGGCATTGCGCGATCGCGCCAGGTGGCCCAGGGCGCAGATCTGGTGCTGCTCACCATCGACGCCACCGCCGGGTGGACGGGCGCCGACCAACAGCTCTACGAGTCGGTACAGAAAACTTCTCTAATTTTGGTTGTTAACAAAGTAGATCTGGTCACTGCCGACGTTGTAAAGGATCTTGTTTTCCCAAAGGACTTGCCTGTGGTTCACACCGCCGCGGCCCAGCAGCAGGGGATTGATGCCCTTGAGCGCGCAATTCTCAACGCGATCCACGCCGACCAGCTCACCACGGCCAATCTAGAGTTCACCATTAACCAGCGCCAGGGAGCGGCTCTGACTGCAGCCCGCAATGCGCTCCACCAGGTGCAGCAAACCATTGAGAATCAGCTACCACTAGATTTTTGGACGATCGATTTGAGGATTGCGATCGCGGCCCTGGGTAGCATTACCGGCGATGAAATCACCGAATCTATGCTCGATGAAATTTTCAGCCGGTTCTGCATTGGCAAATAA
- a CDS encoding DUF2062 domain-containing protein produces the protein MITTPTTESTPDPKPVMRKTTQPQWRRQLRYLYLRFLRLQGTSEQLARGMASGIFSGCFPLFGFQILIGVAVATVLKGNRMMAAAATWISNPFTYVPIFAFNYQVGLWLLGGSATQAFDDLDTLKSWMDMGTEVSARLMLGSTVVGLVAGVASYFVGLPLIQRVRSRQNIRQQRQLANPSGLENLVQPVD, from the coding sequence ATGATCACTACGCCTACAACCGAATCGACCCCCGACCCCAAGCCCGTAATGCGAAAAACGACTCAACCCCAGTGGCGGCGGCAGCTCCGCTATCTATACCTGCGGTTTTTGCGGCTCCAGGGCACTTCTGAACAGCTGGCCCGGGGTATGGCCTCGGGGATATTTTCTGGCTGCTTTCCTCTATTTGGCTTTCAAATCCTCATTGGGGTGGCCGTAGCTACGGTGCTGAAGGGCAACCGCATGATGGCAGCAGCGGCTACCTGGATCAGCAACCCCTTCACCTACGTGCCTATTTTCGCTTTTAACTACCAGGTGGGGCTGTGGCTTCTGGGGGGTAGTGCCACCCAGGCTTTTGATGACCTCGACACCCTCAAAAGCTGGATGGATATGGGCACTGAAGTGTCGGCGCGGCTGATGTTAGGCAGTACAGTAGTGGGTTTGGTGGCGGGAGTAGCCAGCTATTTTGTGGGTCTGCCGCTGATTCAACGGGTGCGATCGCGCCAGAACATCCGGCAGCAGCGCCAGCTAGCAAACCCCTCTGGGTTAGAGAACCTTGTCCAGCCCGTAGATTAA
- the dapB gene encoding 4-hydroxy-tetrahydrodipicolinate reductase — protein sequence MSTQSAIPVVVNGAYGKMGREVIKAIDQAPDITLVGAIGRNPELMGQDIGEVIGYRPLEVPVMNDLEVTLVAAQSEGLAVMVDLSHPDSVYESVRAAIAYGVRPVVGTTGLSNAQIRDLAEFADKASTGCLIVPNFSIGVVLMQQAAQQAAQYFDHVEIIELHHNQKADAPSGTAVQTAQMLAEAQKSFNTPLVKETETIPGARGGTTPEGINIHSVRLPGLIAHQEILFGSPGQLYTLRHDTSDRASFMPGVLLCIRRVIALKSLIYGLDKVL from the coding sequence ATGTCTACCCAATCAGCTATTCCCGTCGTGGTTAACGGAGCCTACGGCAAGATGGGCCGCGAGGTCATTAAAGCTATCGATCAAGCCCCAGATATTACTTTGGTGGGAGCGATCGGCAGAAACCCTGAGCTGATGGGCCAAGACATTGGCGAAGTAATTGGTTATAGGCCCCTAGAAGTGCCGGTCATGAATGACCTGGAGGTAACCCTGGTAGCCGCTCAGAGCGAGGGTCTGGCGGTGATGGTTGACCTCTCCCATCCCGATAGCGTCTATGAGTCGGTGCGGGCAGCGATCGCCTACGGTGTGCGCCCAGTGGTCGGCACCACGGGCCTGAGCAACGCGCAAATTCGCGACCTGGCAGAGTTTGCCGACAAGGCCAGCACTGGCTGCCTGATCGTGCCCAATTTTTCCATTGGGGTGGTGCTGATGCAGCAGGCCGCTCAGCAGGCAGCCCAGTACTTTGACCATGTTGAGATCATTGAGCTGCACCACAACCAAAAGGCCGATGCCCCTAGCGGCACTGCCGTACAAACCGCCCAGATGCTGGCGGAGGCGCAAAAAAGCTTCAACACTCCGTTGGTTAAAGAAACTGAGACCATCCCTGGAGCCCGAGGCGGCACAACTCCTGAGGGCATCAATATTCACAGCGTGCGGCTGCCGGGACTAATTGCCCACCAGGAAATTTTGTTTGGCTCCCCGGGGCAGCTTTACACCCTGCGTCACGACACCAGCGATCGCGCCAGCTTTATGCCCGGTGTGCTGCTCTGTATTCGCCGAGTAATAGCCCTAAAATCGTTAATCTACGGGCTGGACAAGGTTCTCTAA
- the ilvN gene encoding acetolactate synthase small subunit produces MKHTLSVLVEDEAGVLSRIAGLFARRGFNIESLAVGPAETSGISRITMVVPGDDAVIEQLTKQLYKLINVLKVNDVTDTPCVERELMLLKVNATSTSRSEIIEFAQIFRARVVDVSEDSLTLEVVGDPGKMVAIVQVLNRFGIREIARTGKISLPRESGVNTEYLKSLERKFQ; encoded by the coding sequence ATCAAACACACCCTCTCTGTACTGGTTGAAGACGAGGCTGGGGTGCTGAGCCGCATTGCCGGTCTGTTTGCCAGGCGCGGGTTTAACATTGAGAGCCTAGCCGTGGGGCCAGCCGAAACCTCGGGCATTTCTCGCATCACCATGGTAGTGCCCGGCGACGATGCGGTGATCGAGCAGCTCACAAAGCAGCTCTATAAGTTGATCAACGTGCTCAAGGTCAACGACGTCACCGATACGCCCTGCGTTGAACGGGAGCTGATGCTGCTCAAGGTTAATGCAACCAGTACCAGCCGCTCTGAGATCATCGAGTTTGCCCAAATCTTTCGGGCGCGGGTAGTAGACGTGTCTGAAGACTCTCTCACTCTAGAAGTCGTGGGTGACCCCGGCAAGATGGTAGCGATCGTGCAGGTGCTCAACCGCTTTGGCATTCGCGAAATTGCCCGCACCGGCAAAATCTCTCTGCCTCGCGAGTCGGGGGTCAACACCGAGTATCTCAAGTCTTTGGAACGAAAGTTTCAGTAG